TGCGTGCTCTCCAGTTGTGTCCAGAGGGTGACGATGACGAAGGCGAGGATGATCCCGTAGATCGCGCCGAACATGCCCAGCGTCACGCCGACCATGTCGTTGTGTTCGCCCTCCGCCAGGGAGGGGTACCTGCGGCGGAGCAGCACGCTGCCGGTGACGGCCAGGACGACGGTCCCGCCGACGGTGGCCACGGCCAGGGTGAACGTACTGAAGTGATTGAGCAGCCAGAGCGACATATGCGGGGAGTGTAGGGATACGTGGGGATACGCCGGACCGTCGCCGCCCGCCCGCCGGCGGGGGCGCATGAGGGTCCGTCACCCGCGCGGGCGGTGGGACACGCTCCGTTCGTCCACGTCGCCGCGCGCCGCCACCCGTGAGAGTCCACACCATCGAGTGAGACGGCGGTCGGCGCCCGGGCATCACCGGGGTCGGCGCGATGACACTCGGCCGTATCCGGCCCTCCCCGCTCGCGCTACTGCCCCACTCGTCCGTCCACGCACTCGCGCAACAGGTCGGCGTGCCCGCAGTGGCGGGCGTACTCCTCGATCCGGTGGACCATCAGCTCGCGGACGGCGATGCCGTCCTTCGCCAGGCGCTCGTTCAGGTCCGGGTGGCCGGCGAGCACGGCGTCGGTCGCGGCCTGCTCGCGCTCCAGGTCGGCGTAGGCGGCGTCGACCACGGCCTGGTCCGCCACGGCGCCGAGGAAGTCCCCGTCGTCCTCGCCGTACAGGCTCGGCAGCGGTTCGCCGTCGACGATCCAGTTCTGCCAGTCCCGTTCCACCTCGGCGAGGTGCCGGATCAGGCCGAGCAGCGACATCGTCGACGGCGGCACCGACCGGCGGGCCAGCTGCTCCGGGTCCAGGCCCTCGCACTTCATCCGCAACGTCAGGCGGTAGCCCGAAAGGAAGTCCAGCAGCGTCGCGAGCTCGCCCTCCGGGGCGTCTCCTTCGCTGTTGCGGGGGTCGTCGTCCGGGTCCGCCCACATGTCGGGGTAGACGCTCGCCTGGCTCCATCGCGCGGGTCGGTCACTCATACGCCCCATGATCGTCCGTGCGCCACGGGTCGGCCAATGGTTTTGCGAGCGCTGCGCGTGAGGTTGGTGCATGAGACCGGAGGATGCGAGCGTTCAACTCGTAGCAAACTCACAAATGCCGGTCTGTGAGGTCGATCTGATGCGCAATCATGGTTCTCGGGTGAGCCGGTCGGGTATCACTGGGCGCAGCCGCCGCCTCGACCGCTCGAAGGGGATCGACGATGACTCGTCACAGCGCCACCGCACCCCGCTCGCATCCCGTACGCGCCGGAGCCTTCTCCGTCTGGGGGGACGTGGCCCATCCGGCCAGTCTCACCGTCGCGGACCTACGGCAGGGCTGGGCGCAGCACCGGGCCGACGTCGTCTTCGACTGCGCCACCGCGGGACCGCAGCACCACACGTTCACGGGGCCCCTGCTCCGCGACGTCGTGGCCGGGACCCGGCCGACCGCTGCGGGGCCCGGTACGTCAGCGCCGTCACCGGCATCTGGATCGGCTCGTGCCGCACTCCCTCGACGCCCTCCTCGATGTAACCGCTCGATGGGCCCCGGTCAGCGATCCCGGTGGTGCGGCTTGAGCCGGCGCAGGGTGTAGCCGTCGCGGGCCGGGTCCAGGGGCCTGGTGGCCTGCTTGAAGAGGAACTCGGCCCGCTCGTACGAGAGTCGGCGGCGGCCCGTGTCCGGACACAGGTCGGACGCCCCGGGCGTACGGGCCGGGCCGGGGCGGCGGTCGGAGAGGAAGACCGGGCCGCGTGTCCGGCCTTCGAGCAGCCGGGGCAGGAGCCGGGCCGCTCCGGAGCGCCAGCTCACCCAGGCGCCAGGGGAGTCGGGCGAGCCGGAGCGGGCGCGGCGGTCGTCGAGGTCCAGGTCCTCGACGTTCAGGGAAAGGACCGCGGTCGCCCCGGCGCCCGACTCGTTCAGCAGCCGCCACAGCGTCTCCTCGCGCAGCGGCAGGTCCGGGAGGCCCCAGACCGCGTCGAGCTGCGCGGGGCCGAGAGGCAGTGCCCGGGGGCGGGTCCCGGCGCGGCGGTCGAGCCCCGTGGTGAGGTCGTCCAGGTCGGCCCAGGCGCCGAAGGACCGGACGGCTGCGCGGTGCCGGTTCCAGGTCGCCGCCGCCGCCTCGCCCCAGGCCGTCGTGAACACCCGCGTCACCTGGTCCGCCGTGAGGGACGCCAGCGGCTGCCGGTCGCCGAGGGTGCGGCGGAGGCGGCGCAGGGTCTGCCCGTACGAGCGGCTCGTCGCGGGGTCCAGGTCGTCCCGGCGCAGGAACTCCTCAGCCGCCTCCCCCAGGACGGGGCCCGCCGGAGCGGCGGCACCGAGCTCGTCCGCGCGCCGCTCCAGGAAGGCGCGCTCGGCGGCGTTCCGCGCGAGGGACGCCGCCCGCCGGAACTCGACGCGGGCCTCGTCGAAGCGGGCGAGCCGGGCCAGCAGGTCTCCCCGGACGCTGGGGAGGAGGTGGTAGTCGCGCAGCACCGGATCGGTGAGGAGGGCGTCGGCCAGTTCGAGCCCCGCCCCCGGCCCGTACGCCATCCCGACCGCCACGGCGCTGTTCAGCCGGACGACCGGCGTCGGCAGGATCCGGGTCAGGGCCTCGTACAGGGAGGCGATCTGGGCCCAGTCGGTGTCCTCCGCGCTCCTGGCCTGTGCGTGGCACACGGCGATCGCCGCCTGGAGCATGTACGGGCCGGGGGCGCCGCCCGCCTCCCCTTCGGCCAG
The sequence above is a segment of the Streptomyces sp. NBC_01255 genome. Coding sequences within it:
- a CDS encoding DinB family protein: MGRMSDRPARWSQASVYPDMWADPDDDPRNSEGDAPEGELATLLDFLSGYRLTLRMKCEGLDPEQLARRSVPPSTMSLLGLIRHLAEVERDWQNWIVDGEPLPSLYGEDDGDFLGAVADQAVVDAAYADLEREQAATDAVLAGHPDLNERLAKDGIAVRELMVHRIEEYARHCGHADLLRECVDGRVGQ
- a CDS encoding sigma-70 family RNA polymerase sigma factor, translating into MLPDVHRTVDAAWKLESAKIVASLTRMVRDVGLAEELAQDALVAALEQWPVSGVPDNPGAWLTTTAKRRALDHLRRSRRLERKQEQLAHELGQRQDHHHDPDARPDDEPDDVLRLVFLSCHPVLPTEARAALTLRLLGGLTAQEIARAFLVTETVITQRVAGAKRTLAEEGVPFELPDGDHLAERLSSVLEVIYLIFNEGYSATSGDDLMRPGLCLEALRLGRLLAELAPGEPEVHGLVALMEIQASRAAARTGPSGEPVPLHEQNRGRWDQLLIRRGFTAMLKAREGLAEGEAGGAPGPYMLQAAIAVCHAQARSAEDTDWAQIASLYEALTRILPTPVVRLNSAVAVGMAYGPGAGLELADALLTDPVLRDYHLLPSVRGDLLARLARFDEARVEFRRAASLARNAAERAFLERRADELGAAAPAGPVLGEAAEEFLRRDDLDPATSRSYGQTLRRLRRTLGDRQPLASLTADQVTRVFTTAWGEAAAATWNRHRAAVRSFGAWADLDDLTTGLDRRAGTRPRALPLGPAQLDAVWGLPDLPLREETLWRLLNESGAGATAVLSLNVEDLDLDDRRARSGSPDSPGAWVSWRSGAARLLPRLLEGRTRGPVFLSDRRPGPARTPGASDLCPDTGRRRLSYERAEFLFKQATRPLDPARDGYTLRRLKPHHRDR